The Epinephelus lanceolatus isolate andai-2023 chromosome 11, ASM4190304v1, whole genome shotgun sequence genome window below encodes:
- the gabra6b gene encoding gamma-aminobutyric acid receptor subunit alpha-6 isoform X1, translated as MLILKVDQGFLVVGCLRGMAFLLTCLFLSCYSASSVWGNQHGDTSIYLDNITRILDRLLDGYDNRLRPGFGGPVTEVKTDIFVTSFGPVSDVEMEYTMDVFFRQTWIDERLKFEGPIEILRLNNLMVSKIWTPDTFFRNGKRSISHNMTTPNKLFRIMQNGTILYTMRLTINAECPMRLMNFPMDGHACPLKFGSYAYPISEIVYTWKKGPLSSVEVPQESSSLLQYDLIGQTVSSERLKSNTGEYVIMTVHFHLQRKMGFFLIQTYIPCIMTVILAQVSFWINKESVPARTVFGITTVLTMTTLSISARHSLPKVSYATAMDWFIAVCFAFVFSALIEFAAVNYFSTLQANRELRKAAAMKAAAQEAASAAAAPPAATGNDGEVTAVDPSSVLKKRMNSAPLFDRPAKTFPNPPVNAQAFLQQGSAVPANNVLTGTSIIDKYSRILFPLSFGAFNLVYWIVYLTKDTMEMSRDTV; from the exons ATGTTGATTTTAAAAGTTGACCAGGGATTTCTAGTTGTGGGGTGTTTGCGAGGCATGGCTTTCCTTTTAACTTGCTTATTTCTGTCTTG TTACAGTGCGAGCAGTGTTTGGGGAAATCAGCACGGTGATACCAGTATCTATTTGGATAACATCACGCGCATATTGGATAGATTACTGGATGGCTATGACAACAGGCTGCGACCTGGATTTGGAG GTCCAGTTACAGAGGTCAAAACTGACATCTTTGTCACCAGCTTTGGACCTGTTTCAGATGTTGAGATG GAATACACCATGGACGTGTTCTTCCGTCAGACATGGATCGACGAGCGGCTGAAATTTGAGGGCCCCATTGAGATCCTGCGGCTCAACAACCTGATGGTCAGCAAGATCTGGACGCCGGACACCTTTTTCCGGAATGGCAAGAGGTCGATCTCTCACAACATGACCACCCCCAACAAGCTGTTCCGCATCATGCAGAACGGAACTATCCTCTACACCATGAG ATTAACTATAAATGCAGAGTGCCCCATGCGTCTGATGAACTTCCCGATGGACGGCCACGCCTGCCCGCTCAAGTTTGGGAGTT ATGCTTACCCCATCAGCGAGATCGTATACACTTGGAAGAAAGGTCCGCTGTCCTCGGTGGAGGTGCCACAGGAATCATCCAGTTTGCTGCAGTACGACCTCATCGGTCAGACAGTTTCAAGCGAGAGGCTAAAGTCCAACACAG GTGAATACGTCATCATGACCGTACACTTCCACCTGCAGAGGAAAATGGGCTTCTTCCTGATTCAGACTTACATTCCCTGCATAATGACCGTCATCCTGGCTCAAGTCTCTTTTTGGATTAATAAGGAATCAGTTCCAGCTCGGACTGTCTTTG GTATCACCACTGTCCTGACCATGACAACACTCAGTATCAGCGCCCGCCACTCCCTACCAAAAGTTTCTTACGCCACAGCCATGGATTGGTTTATCGCCGTGTGCTTCGCCTTCGTCTTCTCCGCCCTGATTGAGTTTGCAGCCGTCAACTACTTCTCCACCCTGCAGGCCAACCGGGAGCTGAGGAAGGCAGCTGCCATGAAGGCTGCGGCTCAGGAGGCTgcctctgcagctgcagctccgcCCGCAGCCACGGGGAACGACGGAGAGGTTACCGCA GTGGATCCCAGCAGTGTGCTGAAGAAGAGGATGAACTCTGCCCCGCTGTTTGACCGCCCTGCCAAAACATTCCCCAACCCACCTGTCAATGCCCAAGCCTTCCTGCAGCAGGGTTCAGCCGTACCGGCCAACAACGTCCTAACTGGCACCAGCATCATCGACAAATACTCACGCATCCTCTTCCCCCTTTCGTTTGGCGCCTTCAACCTGGTCTATTGGATCGTCTATCTCACTAAGGACACGATGGAGATGTCCAG
- the gabra6b gene encoding gamma-aminobutyric acid receptor subunit alpha-6 isoform X2 — translation MEYTMDVFFRQTWIDERLKFEGPIEILRLNNLMVSKIWTPDTFFRNGKRSISHNMTTPNKLFRIMQNGTILYTMRLTINAECPMRLMNFPMDGHACPLKFGSYAYPISEIVYTWKKGPLSSVEVPQESSSLLQYDLIGQTVSSERLKSNTGEYVIMTVHFHLQRKMGFFLIQTYIPCIMTVILAQVSFWINKESVPARTVFGITTVLTMTTLSISARHSLPKVSYATAMDWFIAVCFAFVFSALIEFAAVNYFSTLQANRELRKAAAMKAAAQEAASAAAAPPAATGNDGEVTAVDPSSVLKKRMNSAPLFDRPAKTFPNPPVNAQAFLQQGSAVPANNVLTGTSIIDKYSRILFPLSFGAFNLVYWIVYLTKDTMEMSRDTV, via the exons ATG GAATACACCATGGACGTGTTCTTCCGTCAGACATGGATCGACGAGCGGCTGAAATTTGAGGGCCCCATTGAGATCCTGCGGCTCAACAACCTGATGGTCAGCAAGATCTGGACGCCGGACACCTTTTTCCGGAATGGCAAGAGGTCGATCTCTCACAACATGACCACCCCCAACAAGCTGTTCCGCATCATGCAGAACGGAACTATCCTCTACACCATGAG ATTAACTATAAATGCAGAGTGCCCCATGCGTCTGATGAACTTCCCGATGGACGGCCACGCCTGCCCGCTCAAGTTTGGGAGTT ATGCTTACCCCATCAGCGAGATCGTATACACTTGGAAGAAAGGTCCGCTGTCCTCGGTGGAGGTGCCACAGGAATCATCCAGTTTGCTGCAGTACGACCTCATCGGTCAGACAGTTTCAAGCGAGAGGCTAAAGTCCAACACAG GTGAATACGTCATCATGACCGTACACTTCCACCTGCAGAGGAAAATGGGCTTCTTCCTGATTCAGACTTACATTCCCTGCATAATGACCGTCATCCTGGCTCAAGTCTCTTTTTGGATTAATAAGGAATCAGTTCCAGCTCGGACTGTCTTTG GTATCACCACTGTCCTGACCATGACAACACTCAGTATCAGCGCCCGCCACTCCCTACCAAAAGTTTCTTACGCCACAGCCATGGATTGGTTTATCGCCGTGTGCTTCGCCTTCGTCTTCTCCGCCCTGATTGAGTTTGCAGCCGTCAACTACTTCTCCACCCTGCAGGCCAACCGGGAGCTGAGGAAGGCAGCTGCCATGAAGGCTGCGGCTCAGGAGGCTgcctctgcagctgcagctccgcCCGCAGCCACGGGGAACGACGGAGAGGTTACCGCA GTGGATCCCAGCAGTGTGCTGAAGAAGAGGATGAACTCTGCCCCGCTGTTTGACCGCCCTGCCAAAACATTCCCCAACCCACCTGTCAATGCCCAAGCCTTCCTGCAGCAGGGTTCAGCCGTACCGGCCAACAACGTCCTAACTGGCACCAGCATCATCGACAAATACTCACGCATCCTCTTCCCCCTTTCGTTTGGCGCCTTCAACCTGGTCTATTGGATCGTCTATCTCACTAAGGACACGATGGAGATGTCCAG